The Streptomyces bacillaris sequence CGACGCCGTCCAGCGCGAGCTTCAGGGTGACGGTGGAGCCGCCCTGCCAGTAGCTCTCCGGGCGCAGGTCCAGGCGCTGGCTGTTGAACCAGTGCCCGACGACCTCCTGGCCGCTGCTGGAGGTCACGGTGATGCCGGCCTGGACGGCCTTGCGGTCCGTGATCGGCTTGTTGAAGTTGATCGAGACGGGCATCCCGACGCCGACCGTGGAGCCGTCCTCGGGGGTGAAGTTCCCGATGAAGCTGTTGTCGGGCGAGACGGTGGTGAAGGAGGTGTTCTCGTGGGCCTGGCGGCCCTTCGCGTCCTCGGCCGTCGCGTTGATCTTGTACGTGGTGGAGCGCTGCAGCGGTCCCGCGGGCTTCCAGCTGGAGCCGTCGGCCGCCAGCGTGCCCTCGACCGGCTTGCCGTCCGCCGTGGTCATGGTGACCTCGGTCAGCTTGCCCTTGGTGACGGAGATCTGCGCCGCGTTGTTGATGCTGGCGTTGGTGGAGCCGTTCTTCGGCTCGATGGCTATCTGGGCCTCGGATGCGTCCTCGGCCGCGGCCTTGTCCACCTCCTGCGCCTGCGACGACTCCGAGCTGCCGGCGCCCGTCTTCTTGTCTCCGCCGTCGTCGGTACAGGCCGAAAGCACCAGCACGCCGCCGAGCAGTGCGGACACGGCCGCGAGGCCCCTGCGCCGCTTGCTGTCCGTCATCACACGCTTCTCCATCGTTGCCGATTCCCCAAGATCCCCGGACGGGGCTGCCAGGCGGCGATTCCCCGTCAGTGTCTGAAGAACACCTGGAACGGACACTCCGTTCCGCATCCACCCGGGATGTGGGGAACACCACTCATCGACGCGGCCGCGGCGGCGGTGGTTCCCGTCGCCCGGCCCTGATACGGAACCGCCGCACAGCGCGGCCCCGGTCCGCGGTGAGCGGGGCCGGGGCCGGTGTTCTCACACGTCAGACCCGCTGCGCGAGGTCACCGTCCTCGCCGTCATTCCTCCCATTGTGCGCGACCGTGTCGCCGTACCCCTCCTCGTCGTCCCCGGTACCGGTCAGGAACGGACCGTCCTCGTCGTCGTCCCAGTCCTCCGCGTCGGGGTCGTACTCGACGCTCTCGCTGCTCCACGAGGCCTGCGCGAGCTCGACCCCGGGCACATCGCCGACCAGGTCGAACGGGTCGATCAGCGAGGCGAGGGCCTCCGCTCCGTCTGCCCGGACCGTGGCCTCGGCATGCATCCGCTCCTCGGCGCTGTCGCTCTCGGAGATACCCGCTACGGGTTCCCCGTATTCGGCGGCGATGGATTCCAGGGCCGTGCCGGTGAGGGCGTCGAGATCGGTGATCTCCACCACCATCTCCACGCGAACGCGAACAAATCCGGATCTCTCTTCTGTGGTCATAGTGCGGAGCGTAGGGCGCGTTCAGGCGGCGACTTTCCTCCGACCCGCTGCTTTGCTTAGCATCGGCCCACGGGGCTAACTCATGGTTGTCGCAAGGGGATCGAAACTGTGTCCGTCACTCGTCGCACACTCCTGACCGCCACCGCCTCGGGAACGCTGCTGGCCGCACTCTGGTTCGTCCCGTCGGCCAACGCCACCGTCGAGGCCACCGCGGAGCCGGCCGCCCAGGACGCTGCCCCGGCCGCCGCCGAGGGCACCACCGCGGGCCCGCAGCTCGCGGAGACCGGCCCGGGCGTCGACACCACCCCGTATCTGATCGGCGGTACGGCGCTGCTCGGCATCGGGGCGGGGTTCGTCGCCTACTCGGTCCGCCGCAGCGGTACGCGTCCGGTGATCTGAACCCCGTACGCGTACCCGTACACGGCTTACGGAGAGGGCTGCCCCCGGCGCGGCAGCCCTCTCGCGTTCCGCGGACGGAACCGGCGTCACGCGGCCGTGCTCAGGCCGGCGGCCCTCAGGCCAGCGGCCCCGTGACCGGCTCCACCGCCGCCACCAGGCGCCCTTCCCGTACGAACGTGTCCGCGGCGGCCAGGTCCGGCGCCAGGAAGCGGTCCGGGCCAGGACCCTCGGCGCCCGCGGCCCGCAGCGCGGCCACGGCGGCCTGCGAGGCGGGGGCGGGGACGAGTCCCTCGGCAGCGCGCAGTTCGACGGCGCGGGTCGCCGCGTACAGCTCGACGGCGACGATCCGGGTCAGGTTGTCCACGGCGGTACGGAGCTTGCGCGCGGCCGACCAGCCCATGGAGACGTGGTCCTCCTGCATCGCGGAGGACGGGATGGAGTCGGCGGAGGCGGGGACCGCGAGCCGCTTCATCTCGCTGACCAGGGCGGCCTGGGTGTACTGGGCGATCATCAGACCGGAGTCGACCCCGGCGTCATCCGCGAGGAACGGCGGCAGGCCGTGCGAGCGGTGCTTGTCGAGGAGCCGGTCAGTGCGGCGCTCGCAGATCGAGCCGAGGTCGGCGGCGACGATCGCGAGGAAGTCCAGGACGTACGCGACGGGCGCGCCGTGGAAGTTGCCGTTGGACTCCACCCGGCCGTCGGGCAGGACCACCGGGTTGTCGACGGCGGAGGCCAGCTCGCGGCCCGCCACCACGGCCGCGTAGTCGAGGGTGTCGCGTCCGGCGCCGTTGACCTGGGGGGCGCAGCGGACGGAGTAGGCGTCCTGGACCCGGGGCGCGTCGTCCTGGTGATGGCCCGTCAGGCCCGAACCGGCCAGCACCCGCAGCATGTTGTCCGCGCTGACGCCCTGGCCGGGGTGCGGGCGGATGGCGTGCAGCTCGGGGGCGAGGACCTTCTCCGTGCCGAGCAGCGCCTCCAGGGAGAGGGCGGCGGTGATGTCGGCGGAGGTGTAGAGGTTACGGAGGTCGGCGAGGGCCATGACGAGCATGCCGAGCATCCCGTCGGTGCCGTTGAGGAGGGCCAGCCCCTCCTTCTCGCGCAGCTCCACCGGGGTGATGCCGTGCGCGGCGAGCAGTTCACCGGCCGGACGGACCGTGCCGTCGGGGCCCTCCGCCTCGCCCTCGCCCATCAGGGTGAGCGCGCAGTGCGAGAGGGGCGCGAGGTCGCCGGAGCAGCCGAGCGAGCCGTACTCGTGGACGACGGGCGTGATCCCCGCGTTGAGCACGTCCGCCATGGTCTGCGCGACCTCGGGGCGTACGCCGGTGTGGCCGGAGGCGACCGTCTTGAGCCGGAGGAACATCAGGGCGCGCACGACCTCGCGCTCGACGCGGGGGCCCATGCCCGCCGCGTGCGAGCGGACGATGTTGCGCTGGAGCTGGGCGCGCAGCTCGGTGCTGATGTGGCGGCTGGCGAGGGCGCCGAAGCCGGTGGAGACGCCGTAGACGGGCTCGGGCTTGGCGGCGAGCGCGTCCACGATGAGGCGGGAGGCGGCGAGCGCGTCCACGGCGGCGGTGGAGAGCTCGACCCGGGCGCCGTGGCGGGCCACGGCGACGACGTCATCGGCGGTGGTTCCGGACGTCCCCACCACGACAGTGTGCATATCCATATTCAGCAGCGTACGGATTGAAACCCGCTATGTCACTAGTCGTTGAGGAGAGGGCCCCTTACCGAAGAGGGCCCCTTACCGCCACCGCCTTGCCCGTACGGTCACGGGCGACCCCCCGCAGGGATCACGGCCGGCCCTCCGCCGGGGTCACGGCCGGTTGCCGCGCAGTCTGCGGCGGTCGTGGGCCGACTTCGGCGGGGAGTCCGCGAGCCGGATGACCTCGCCGTCCCGCCCCGCCACCACCGGCCGCAGCGAGCGGGCGGCCTTGGCGCGGTACTGGGCCGCGTCCGCCAGCCGGAACAGCCGACGGGCCGAGCGCACCGGCCCGATCGGGTCACCGGTCGACGCGACCCCGCAGGCCACCCCGTTGCCCAGCTCGATCACCGCCGCCCGGTCGCACAACTCGGTGGCCACGCCCACCACCTCGTCCGCCGGGGGCCCGTCCGCCACCAGGCAGAACTCGTCCCCGCCGAGCCGGGCCGCCAGCGCGTCCGGGAGCATCGCGCCGCAGAGGGAGAGCACCGAGCCGAAACGTTCCAGCAGACGGTCGCCGACCGCGTGCCCATGGGTGTCGTTCACCGCCTTGAGGCCGTTGAGATCGCAGACGACGAGGCTGACGACGATGCCCGCCGTGCGGTGCGCCTCGATCGCCTCGTCGAGCCGGATGTCGACGGCCCGGCGGTTGGCAAGGCCGGTCAGCGGGTCGGTGAAGGCCAGTTTGCGGACCTCCTCCAGCCGTTCGGTCTGGGCGATCCCGGACGCCACGACGGCGGCGAGCACGGTCGCGAAGTTGGCGTCGTCCCGGTCGAAGACCGGCTTCCCGGCCTGCCGCGCCACATACAGCTCGCCCCAGGCCCGTCCGTGCAGCACGATCGGCGCGACCACGCAGCAGCCCCGGCCGCGCCGCCGCAGGGCCGCCACCCGCTGGTGGCAGTACGGGCGCGCGCCGCGCGCCGGGCCGCCCGCGCCGGGCAGGCCGTCGGCGGTCTCCACCCAGGCGTCGGGCTCACCGCCGCCCGCCCAGCGCTCGTGCAGGAACTCGGTGATCTCCGGGAACTCGTGGACCGGGTAGGCCTCCTCCTCGGGGAACTCCTCCTCCCCCTCGGCCCGCTGCCCCGCGTTGACCAGGACCCGCAGCCTGCCCCGGTCCCGCTCCCACACGGAGAGGGCCGCGAAGCTGCCGCCCAGCGCCTCGCAGGCCCCCAGTGCGGCCGCCCGCCACGACTCGCGCGGCGTGTAGGCCGCGGCCATCGTCTGCGCCAGCGAAACCACGGCCCTCAGCCGGGCATCCTCTTCAGCCATTCACCCAGCTTATGTAGATTTGTTCCCTTTTGATCAGTTTGATGCGCAACTAATTTTCGGCGTCGCCCGGCGGGCGGATCACGGCGCGCAGAACCGGTCACTCACCCGGCCACCGCGGGCTCCGCTTCTCGTTGAAGGCGGCCACGCCCTCCGCCCGGTCCCCGGAGAAGGCCACCGACCGCCAGGCCGCGTCCTCCACCTCAAGACCCGCCCGCAGGTCCAGCCCGTGCCCCAGCCGGAGCGCCTTCTTGGCCGCCCGCAGCCCGACCGGTGAGTTGGCGGCCATCCGGGCCCCCAGCGCGAGCGCCTCCTCCCGGTCCCGCCCCGCCGCCACCAGCTCGTCCACCAGACCCAGCTCCCGCGCCTCGGCCGCCTCCACCCGCCGCGCGGTGAACACCAGCTCGGCGGCGCGGGCCGCACCCACCCGGCGCGGCAGCAGCTGCGTACCGCCGCCGCCCGGAATGACGCCCACCGACACCTCGGGCAGCCCGACCACGGCGGTGGCGTCGGCCACGATCACATCGCAGGCGAGGGCCAGTTCGAAGCCACCGCCGAGGGCGAAGCCGTGCACGGCGGCGACCGTGGGCATCGGCAGCTCCAGGACCCCGGTGTAGGCGGCCCGGGCGGTGGGCCGCTGACGTACCAGCTCGGCGTCGGTGAAGGAGTTCCGCTCCTTGAGGTCGGCGCCCACGCAGAAGGCCCGCTCATGGCTGGAGGTGAGGACGGTGACCCGCACGTCCCGGTCGGCGCCGAGCGCCTCGCAGGCGGCGGCGATGGAGCGGGCCATGTCGGTGGAGACGGCGTTCATGGCCTTCGGCCGGTCGAGCACCAGCTCGGCCACGTGCTCCTGGCCCTCGTGACGCCGTACGACGACGAACTCCCCGAACCGCTGCTCGGACGTGACGGTCATGGCTGCACCCCTGTCGGTCGACTGCCGGTTAA is a genomic window containing:
- a CDS encoding Ig-like domain-containing protein, which encodes MEKRVMTDSKRRRGLAAVSALLGGVLVLSACTDDGGDKKTGAGSSESSQAQEVDKAAAEDASEAQIAIEPKNGSTNASINNAAQISVTKGKLTEVTMTTADGKPVEGTLAADGSSWKPAGPLQRSTTYKINATAEDAKGRQAHENTSFTTVSPDNSFIGNFTPEDGSTVGVGMPVSINFNKPITDRKAVQAGITVTSSSGQEVVGHWFNSQRLDLRPESYWQGGSTVTLKLALDGVEGADGVYGVQQKTVTFKVGRNQVSTVDAKTKMMTVTRDGKTIKTIPISAGAPENPTYNGQMVISEKYKETRMNGATVGFTDDDGKGEYDIKDVPHAMRLSTSGTFIHGNYWGKGIFGTANTSHGCVGLADVKGANDPNAPGAWFYNNSLIGDVVIVKNSPDRTIKPDNGLNGWNMDWAQWKAGSAA
- the hutH gene encoding histidine ammonia-lyase produces the protein MDMHTVVVGTSGTTADDVVAVARHGARVELSTAAVDALAASRLIVDALAAKPEPVYGVSTGFGALASRHISTELRAQLQRNIVRSHAAGMGPRVEREVVRALMFLRLKTVASGHTGVRPEVAQTMADVLNAGITPVVHEYGSLGCSGDLAPLSHCALTLMGEGEAEGPDGTVRPAGELLAAHGITPVELREKEGLALLNGTDGMLGMLVMALADLRNLYTSADITAALSLEALLGTEKVLAPELHAIRPHPGQGVSADNMLRVLAGSGLTGHHQDDAPRVQDAYSVRCAPQVNGAGRDTLDYAAVVAGRELASAVDNPVVLPDGRVESNGNFHGAPVAYVLDFLAIVAADLGSICERRTDRLLDKHRSHGLPPFLADDAGVDSGLMIAQYTQAALVSEMKRLAVPASADSIPSSAMQEDHVSMGWSAARKLRTAVDNLTRIVAVELYAATRAVELRAAEGLVPAPASQAAVAALRAAGAEGPGPDRFLAPDLAAADTFVREGRLVAAVEPVTGPLA
- a CDS encoding GGDEF domain-containing protein, which codes for MAEEDARLRAVVSLAQTMAAAYTPRESWRAAALGACEALGGSFAALSVWERDRGRLRVLVNAGQRAEGEEEFPEEEAYPVHEFPEITEFLHERWAGGGEPDAWVETADGLPGAGGPARGARPYCHQRVAALRRRGRGCCVVAPIVLHGRAWGELYVARQAGKPVFDRDDANFATVLAAVVASGIAQTERLEEVRKLAFTDPLTGLANRRAVDIRLDEAIEAHRTAGIVVSLVVCDLNGLKAVNDTHGHAVGDRLLERFGSVLSLCGAMLPDALAARLGGDEFCLVADGPPADEVVGVATELCDRAAVIELGNGVACGVASTGDPIGPVRSARRLFRLADAAQYRAKAARSLRPVVAGRDGEVIRLADSPPKSAHDRRRLRGNRP
- a CDS encoding enoyl-CoA hydratase/isomerase family protein — its product is MTVTSEQRFGEFVVVRRHEGQEHVAELVLDRPKAMNAVSTDMARSIAAACEALGADRDVRVTVLTSSHERAFCVGADLKERNSFTDAELVRQRPTARAAYTGVLELPMPTVAAVHGFALGGGFELALACDVIVADATAVVGLPEVSVGVIPGGGGTQLLPRRVGAARAAELVFTARRVEAAEARELGLVDELVAAGRDREEALALGARMAANSPVGLRAAKKALRLGHGLDLRAGLEVEDAAWRSVAFSGDRAEGVAAFNEKRSPRWPGE